The following coding sequences are from one Pyrobaculum sp. 3827-6 window:
- a CDS encoding MFS transporter has protein sequence MAWIKRNVAILYGVGYSKGFINGFLTWYLSLKLYDWGLAVFAVVRLAAQVLDSIANLAGGYLADRIGRKPTLIITDVVYISSILCLLKPELIPLAVLLFYVADGLPTSASFVMRIESVPENWRGKIISIGPALSYASYAAGSFALGLIAASHGHTWAIYVILAISSAGLAARFLLIETARRVSASTSLSYLRELKTVFTSRVYGRVLAVMTLLGISFAISPFIAPFLKEVVGMSEREIAMFFTLYNLVPIPISLALGHLVDKYRESIPRLMAALLLADFPFIALFALLSPAAPIFAYAMLGSVSLASIYRAALNIYVSDVFKTHRGLLVALNAVLTANLPGVATPLVAALWAALGPTPAILLVAAARLAAAAALLASYGKRSTGPPT, from the coding sequence ATGGCGTGGATTAAGCGGAACGTAGCTATCCTCTACGGAGTTGGCTACAGTAAGGGGTTTATAAACGGGTTTCTGACGTGGTACCTATCCCTCAAGCTGTACGACTGGGGCCTCGCCGTCTTCGCCGTGGTGAGGCTCGCGGCGCAGGTGCTAGACTCTATCGCCAACCTGGCGGGGGGCTACCTAGCCGATAGAATTGGGCGGAAGCCCACGTTGATAATTACAGACGTGGTGTACATCTCCTCAATCCTATGCCTCTTGAAGCCGGAGCTCATCCCGCTGGCGGTGTTGCTGTTCTACGTCGCAGACGGCCTCCCCACGTCGGCCTCCTTCGTCATGCGTATAGAGTCCGTCCCCGAGAACTGGAGGGGGAAGATCATCTCAATAGGCCCCGCCCTCTCATACGCCTCGTACGCCGCCGGCTCCTTTGCCCTGGGACTAATCGCCGCCTCCCACGGACATACGTGGGCTATCTACGTCATATTGGCGATATCATCCGCGGGCCTCGCCGCCAGATTCCTCCTCATAGAGACGGCGAGGAGGGTCTCTGCATCCACCTCCCTCAGCTACCTCAGGGAGTTGAAAACTGTATTCACCTCTCGTGTATACGGCAGAGTACTCGCCGTGATGACGCTCCTCGGCATCTCCTTCGCAATCTCGCCCTTTATAGCACCCTTCCTAAAAGAGGTTGTGGGCATGTCGGAGCGCGAGATCGCCATGTTCTTTACCCTCTACAATCTCGTGCCCATACCCATCTCGCTGGCGCTGGGACACCTCGTGGATAAGTACAGAGAGTCGATCCCCCGGCTCATGGCGGCTCTGCTACTCGCCGACTTCCCCTTCATAGCCTTATTCGCGTTGCTCAGCCCGGCGGCGCCCATCTTCGCTTACGCCATGCTGGGAAGCGTCTCCCTGGCGTCTATATACAGAGCGGCGTTAAACATATACGTCTCAGACGTCTTCAAAACCCACAGAGGCCTGCTAGTGGCACTCAACGCGGTCCTCACGGCAAACCTCCCCGGCGTCGCGACCCCCCTGGTAGCCGCGTTGTGGGCCGCGCTAGGCCCCACGCCGGCTATTCTCCTAGTGGCGGCGGCCAGACTCGCCGCCGCGGCCGCACTGCTGGCCAGCTACGGGAAGAGATCCACCGGGCCCCCCACTTGA
- a CDS encoding ATP-binding protein codes for MFIDREGELGVLEELYRGGRPQFVVVYGRRRVGKTWLVKKFLEGKRGVYIHALRQPMGVELERLAEALSRALGTYVRADWGSVAEALAGAGRFVLAVDEFTYWVEEDPGVLSRLQQLWDEVSSRAPLFLILLSSTVSLVEKSLSYGGGLFGRRTAQLRLGPFAPHVARLMLPFCAEELAVAYAVTNGVPYYMSLFEAGRGLWGNLERLFSKWGPLYEEAENLLRFEVREPHVYLNIVRAIEEGATTYSEIADRSRIPSQTLAKYLAVLERLEVVRREVPVLGKARPIYVVSDLYVKFWIRTVYRHRELVELGGAAPADVDKYMQSAYEEVVRRALPRLRERGLAAAGGRCGRYWSGDVEIDLVCVGEGGYAAFEVKWADLTRDEAEEVLRELKAKSGGREGRYYVVARRALGEKPPWLLDAGDVFEAAPCNASR; via the coding sequence GTGTTTATTGATAGGGAGGGGGAGCTGGGGGTTTTGGAGGAGCTGTATAGAGGGGGTAGGCCGCAGTTTGTGGTGGTCTACGGCAGGCGTAGGGTTGGGAAGACTTGGCTGGTTAAGAAGTTTCTGGAGGGGAAGCGGGGCGTGTATATACACGCGCTCCGCCAGCCGATGGGGGTGGAGCTGGAGAGGCTCGCCGAGGCCCTCTCCAGGGCATTGGGTACGTACGTGAGGGCTGACTGGGGATCCGTGGCGGAGGCGCTGGCGGGGGCTGGGAGGTTTGTGCTGGCGGTGGACGAGTTTACCTACTGGGTGGAGGAGGACCCCGGGGTGCTGTCTAGGCTTCAGCAACTGTGGGACGAGGTGTCTTCTAGAGCCCCCCTGTTTCTAATCCTCCTGTCGTCGACCGTGTCGCTTGTGGAGAAGTCTCTGTCCTACGGCGGGGGGCTCTTCGGGAGGCGGACCGCCCAGCTGAGGCTGGGCCCGTTCGCCCCGCATGTGGCTCGTCTAATGTTGCCCTTCTGCGCCGAGGAGCTGGCTGTGGCCTACGCGGTGACCAACGGCGTGCCGTACTACATGTCGCTTTTCGAGGCAGGGCGAGGGCTCTGGGGAAATTTGGAGCGGCTCTTCTCCAAGTGGGGGCCTCTGTACGAGGAGGCGGAGAACCTGCTCCGCTTCGAGGTGAGGGAGCCCCACGTCTATCTAAACATCGTGAGGGCCATCGAGGAGGGGGCGACCACGTACTCCGAGATCGCGGACAGGTCCAGGATCCCCTCCCAGACCCTCGCCAAGTACCTGGCCGTGCTTGAAAGGCTGGAGGTCGTTAGGCGGGAGGTGCCTGTGTTGGGAAAAGCCAGGCCTATCTACGTCGTGTCGGATCTCTACGTCAAGTTCTGGATCCGCACCGTCTACAGGCACAGGGAGCTCGTGGAGCTGGGAGGCGCCGCCCCCGCGGATGTGGATAAGTACATGCAGTCGGCTTACGAGGAGGTGGTGCGGAGGGCCCTCCCCCGTCTGCGGGAGAGGGGGCTCGCGGCTGCTGGGGGCAGATGCGGGAGGTACTGGAGCGGAGACGTGGAGATCGATCTGGTCTGCGTGGGGGAGGGGGGCTACGCGGCGTTTGAAGTCAAGTGGGCCGACTTAACCCGGGACGAGGCGGAGGAGGTGCTGAGGGAGCTCAAGGCTAAGAGCGGCGGCAGAGAGGGCCGCTACTACGTCGTGGCGAGGAGGGCCCTGGGGGAGAAGCCCCCGTGGCTCCTAGACGCCGGCGACGTATTCGAAGCCGCTCCATGCAACGCCTCACGGTAG
- a CDS encoding DNA polymerase → MYVIGPRPPVKAERVDLVPLVRRGFVYTESSDAVWRVAEPARRWEPLRAKLVARGYRVAQSYIPPSVRAYLEGGRRPELGGGVAAVHLAGGVWRWRMGEERGVGCPPARYVAYWGRRPRCGGVLVDLRLVYRRGFWIEAAERFGDVWLLKAWRGDPGDVLDALYLLAAEAVRLLEAFSSVTGVGVDAVLEVLETNSAAALAEAVFHFEAERRGYVVEDSRRSFDMPYFDMARARSPGVYRRVAELDFKSLFPSLVVKYGVDPTTARPCASGLEAGVLGRYCFDGGPVADVVGRWLRRRLGAADRWESEALKWLMNAGIGAWGKAGWGMICEPCLLAVRAEAARLFDEAWRLFSPIYGDTDSIYVEERRAGDVLRWAESLGGLRLELKRVWDVLLLAPARGGGAAEKNYVKMGAGVWEVKGGLLRPHDLPLAVRLRYRDVVRAAVEGGDPLGVAVGALLEAPPEQLFIYKAVWRRRLAEVKKATPLHVAARHFAERCTCDPVDVFYLPGRGVVYVPWLALGGEPRPAALEEVRRAAVEYVERLWKFHALGLAS, encoded by the coding sequence GTGTATGTAATTGGCCCCAGACCGCCTGTAAAGGCCGAGAGAGTCGACTTGGTGCCTCTGGTGAGGCGCGGGTTTGTATACACAGAGTCTAGCGACGCCGTGTGGCGGGTCGCCGAGCCGGCGAGGCGCTGGGAGCCCCTCAGGGCGAAGCTGGTCGCCAGGGGCTACAGAGTGGCGCAGTCCTACATACCCCCCTCTGTCCGGGCCTATCTAGAGGGGGGCAGGAGGCCGGAGCTCGGCGGCGGCGTCGCCGCGGTGCATCTGGCGGGCGGCGTCTGGAGGTGGCGGATGGGGGAGGAGCGGGGGGTTGGTTGCCCACCTGCGCGGTACGTGGCGTACTGGGGGCGGCGGCCGCGTTGCGGCGGCGTCTTGGTGGACCTCCGCCTAGTCTACAGGAGGGGGTTCTGGATAGAGGCCGCGGAGAGGTTCGGCGACGTGTGGCTTCTCAAGGCGTGGAGGGGGGACCCCGGCGACGTGCTGGACGCTCTCTACCTCCTCGCGGCCGAGGCGGTGAGGTTGCTGGAGGCCTTTTCCTCGGTTACTGGGGTCGGGGTGGACGCCGTCTTGGAGGTCTTGGAGACCAACTCAGCCGCGGCGCTGGCCGAGGCGGTTTTCCACTTCGAGGCGGAGAGGAGGGGCTACGTGGTGGAGGACTCGCGGCGGAGTTTCGACATGCCGTATTTCGACATGGCCAGGGCCAGGTCGCCGGGGGTCTACAGACGCGTGGCTGAGCTCGACTTCAAATCCCTCTTCCCATCGCTGGTGGTGAAGTACGGAGTGGATCCAACCACGGCGAGGCCCTGCGCCTCCGGGCTGGAGGCCGGGGTGCTGGGCAGATACTGCTTCGACGGCGGCCCCGTGGCCGACGTCGTCGGCAGGTGGCTGAGGAGGAGGCTGGGCGCGGCGGATAGGTGGGAGTCCGAGGCACTTAAGTGGCTTATGAACGCCGGCATAGGGGCGTGGGGCAAGGCGGGGTGGGGGATGATATGTGAGCCGTGTCTCCTCGCGGTTCGGGCCGAAGCCGCCCGCCTCTTCGACGAGGCTTGGCGCCTCTTCTCGCCTATCTACGGCGACACCGACTCTATATATGTTGAGGAGAGGCGCGCGGGCGACGTGCTCCGCTGGGCCGAGTCCCTCGGCGGGCTGAGGCTCGAGCTGAAGAGGGTTTGGGACGTCCTCCTCCTGGCGCCGGCGAGGGGAGGCGGCGCCGCTGAGAAGAACTACGTCAAGATGGGGGCCGGGGTCTGGGAGGTGAAGGGGGGGCTTCTGAGGCCGCACGACCTCCCCCTGGCGGTGAGGCTTAGGTACCGCGACGTGGTGCGGGCCGCGGTGGAGGGCGGCGATCCGCTGGGCGTCGCCGTCGGGGCTCTGCTGGAGGCCCCGCCCGAGCAGTTGTTTATCTACAAGGCGGTGTGGAGGCGGAGGCTCGCCGAGGTGAAGAAGGCGACTCCCCTCCACGTCGCGGCGCGGCACTTCGCCGAGAGGTGTACATGCGACCCGGTGGACGTGTTCTACCTGCCGGGCCGCGGCGTCGTCTACGTCCCCTGGCTGGCGCTGGGCGGGGAGCCCAGGCCGGCGGCTCTTGAAGAGGTGAGGAGAGCCGCCGTTGAGTACGTGGAGAGGCTGTGGAAGTTCCACGCCCTCGGGCTGGCCTCATGA
- a CDS encoding ADP-ribose-binding protein produces MEFRVGAVSVVVAKGDITEVEADAIVNAANSYLEHGGGVAGAIVRKGGQVVQEESREWVRRHGPVPVGGVAVTSAGRLRARYVIHAVGPRCGAEPIEKLGEAIRNALAKAEELGLSSIAFPAISTGVFGCPYEAAAEQMARAIKEAAPGLRTVRRVLVVLYGDEAYQKFLEVFKKIF; encoded by the coding sequence ATGGAGTTTAGGGTCGGGGCTGTGTCGGTGGTGGTGGCCAAGGGCGACATAACGGAGGTGGAGGCCGACGCCATCGTCAACGCGGCTAATTCCTATCTCGAGCACGGCGGGGGCGTGGCGGGGGCCATAGTGAGGAAGGGGGGCCAGGTGGTTCAGGAGGAGAGCCGGGAGTGGGTCAGGAGGCACGGCCCCGTGCCTGTGGGCGGCGTCGCCGTGACCTCCGCGGGGAGGCTCAGGGCGAGGTACGTGATCCACGCGGTTGGGCCTCGGTGCGGCGCCGAGCCTATCGAGAAGCTGGGGGAGGCGATCCGGAACGCCCTTGCCAAGGCTGAGGAGCTGGGCCTCTCTTCTATAGCCTTCCCGGCGATCAGCACGGGGGTCTTCGGATGCCCCTACGAGGCGGCGGCTGAGCAGATGGCGAGGGCGATAAAGGAGGCGGCCCCCGGCCTAAGGACTGTGCGGCGGGTACTTGTGGTGCTCTACGGCGACGAGGCGTATCAAAAATTCCTAGAGGTTTTTAAAAAGATCTTCTAG
- the rgy gene encoding reverse gyrase — MDIPLVVYLHSCPNCGGPVTSDRLALGLPCRECLPEGSKATSIREVVAALRRRRALRGLAWVDAYLRSYEEFSAFFKEVVGFEMWGAQRLWARRLVRGKSFAIVAPTGSGKTTFILVATLYLAGGGRRALLIFPTSALAHQAHKKLTAFAERAGRRVKALAYHSLLTEQERREVLEALERGDFDVLVTTSAFLPRRFDLLSRYKFDFVAADDVDSILRATSKNIDRILRLLGVSDSVLNAALEVINLAKQMRKAEVAGDLKEVERLDQQIASLRARLREEVGKLKLGVFVASGALAKARRTVRLLLFREILGFDVGGRAEGLRNVVDLYAEASGDLAGQVVELLKRLGPGGIVYVQDRELGEAIAGRAREAGIAVETFFRPRRGVLERFERGELAALVGLASSRSALVRGIDLPHVIRYVVFAGVPKFRFRVKLEEFSIPAYLTFLYNVRSVLSGDLRYKADRLIGQLKRLAPYALSVQEALRKAAEGGELSSFDRHAVEVVKSAVEFVGDLLRREEIRRAVETSTEVKLAYINGEMYVLVPDVTTYIQGSGRTSRLYAGGLSRGLSVVLVDDAKVFHALRRELKLRFDEAEFRRLDEVDLGKVLEEVDRDRRAIRDIIEGRAAPAATGVELMKTILMIVESPTKARTIANFFGRPSLIIADGVPIYEVSTGDAVLMVTASLGHVYELPTSLARIEQRQREVLAKWFGDFRHDGYNGEDYAVIVTKSGFVPVYNKIWRCRGGVYVDDVDVPQDCKPLDVLESIRNIAVEVDTVLIGTDPDSEGEKIAFDLYMGLRPYVSDIRRVEFHEVTRRAILNALASPRGVSFPLVKGQIVRRVEDRWIGFGLSKVLQERFGNPNLSAGRVQTPVLGWVVKTYEESLRNRMYNVDLQLDDVDLRLQIPRDVLDVLRKKKRLAVKLLGRESRVVNPPPPYTTDELLRDAVNKLGLSADYAIRLAQDLFESGLITYHRTDSTRVSTAGIAIAREYIVKKFGEEAFKPRTWGEEGEGAHEAIRPTRPIDVEELRGLVNAGVIQLAIQPTRSHYQLYDLVFRRFVASQMEPSVARVAKYELEVDGHVLTLERVVDIERQGFQVVYQVTPVEPELPTGTIDVVVKRYRVIRRVLSQADVLALMRQRGIGRPSTYARILQVLAKRYYVYVTGRSKIMVPTKRGMEIYHYLENTFSKLVDEERTRLIEQLMDAIEAGKAVYEEVLQELYNEFKINVLPSLSKT, encoded by the coding sequence GTGGATATCCCGCTGGTGGTGTATCTTCACTCGTGTCCCAACTGCGGGGGGCCCGTCACCTCTGACAGGCTCGCCCTTGGGTTGCCCTGCCGGGAGTGCCTCCCAGAAGGCTCCAAGGCTACGTCTATCCGCGAGGTGGTCGCGGCTCTGCGGAGGCGGCGGGCGCTTAGGGGCCTGGCGTGGGTAGACGCCTACCTCCGTAGCTACGAGGAGTTCTCAGCCTTTTTCAAAGAGGTCGTGGGGTTCGAGATGTGGGGGGCCCAGAGGCTGTGGGCCCGGCGCCTTGTGCGGGGCAAGAGCTTCGCCATAGTGGCGCCGACGGGCTCCGGCAAGACTACGTTTATACTTGTGGCCACCCTATACCTGGCGGGGGGCGGGAGGAGGGCCCTCTTGATATTCCCCACCTCGGCCCTCGCCCACCAGGCACATAAAAAGCTGACGGCCTTCGCCGAGAGGGCGGGGCGCAGGGTCAAGGCGCTTGCCTACCACTCCCTCCTCACCGAGCAGGAGAGGAGGGAGGTGCTGGAGGCTTTGGAGAGGGGGGATTTCGACGTGCTGGTCACCACCTCGGCCTTCCTCCCCAGGCGCTTCGACTTGTTGAGCCGGTACAAGTTCGACTTCGTCGCCGCGGACGACGTCGACAGCATACTGCGGGCCACCAGCAAAAACATTGACCGCATCCTAAGGTTGCTGGGGGTCTCCGACTCGGTGCTGAACGCCGCGCTGGAGGTTATCAACCTGGCGAAGCAGATGCGGAAGGCTGAGGTGGCCGGCGATCTTAAGGAGGTGGAGAGGCTGGATCAGCAGATCGCCTCGCTGAGGGCTAGGCTTAGGGAGGAGGTGGGGAAGCTTAAGCTCGGCGTCTTCGTCGCGTCGGGCGCCCTGGCTAAGGCGAGGAGGACCGTGAGGCTGTTGCTCTTCCGGGAGATCCTCGGCTTCGACGTCGGCGGCAGGGCGGAGGGCCTTAGGAACGTCGTCGACCTCTACGCGGAGGCCAGCGGCGACTTGGCGGGGCAGGTGGTGGAGCTTTTAAAGAGGCTGGGCCCCGGCGGCATTGTCTACGTCCAGGACAGGGAGCTGGGGGAGGCCATCGCCGGGCGGGCTAGGGAGGCGGGGATCGCCGTGGAGACCTTCTTCCGCCCGCGCCGCGGCGTCTTGGAGCGTTTCGAGAGGGGGGAGCTGGCGGCGCTGGTGGGCCTCGCCTCTTCCAGATCTGCGCTCGTCAGGGGGATCGACCTGCCCCACGTCATCCGCTACGTGGTCTTTGCCGGGGTGCCGAAGTTCAGGTTTAGAGTTAAGCTGGAGGAGTTCTCCATACCCGCCTACCTAACCTTTCTCTATAACGTGAGGTCTGTCCTATCCGGCGACTTGAGGTACAAGGCTGACAGGCTCATCGGCCAGCTGAAGAGGCTGGCGCCCTACGCGCTGAGCGTGCAGGAGGCGTTGAGGAAAGCCGCCGAGGGCGGGGAGCTCTCCAGCTTCGACAGGCACGCCGTGGAGGTGGTGAAGTCCGCGGTGGAGTTCGTCGGCGACTTGCTGAGAAGAGAGGAGATCCGCAGAGCTGTTGAGACCTCTACCGAGGTGAAGCTGGCGTACATAAACGGCGAGATGTACGTCTTGGTGCCCGACGTCACTACCTACATACAGGGCAGCGGCCGGACGTCGCGTCTATACGCCGGGGGGCTATCAAGGGGGCTTAGCGTTGTGTTGGTGGACGACGCCAAGGTCTTCCACGCGCTGAGGCGGGAGCTGAAGCTCAGATTCGACGAGGCGGAGTTCAGGAGGCTGGACGAGGTGGACCTCGGCAAAGTTCTAGAAGAGGTGGACAGGGATAGGAGGGCTATTAGGGATATCATAGAGGGGAGGGCGGCCCCCGCGGCGACCGGCGTCGAGCTTATGAAGACCATCCTCATGATTGTCGAGTCCCCCACCAAGGCCAGGACAATTGCCAACTTCTTCGGGAGGCCCAGCTTGATAATCGCCGACGGGGTTCCCATCTACGAGGTCTCCACGGGGGACGCCGTCTTGATGGTCACCGCCTCCCTCGGCCACGTCTACGAGCTCCCCACCTCCCTAGCCAGGATTGAGCAGAGGCAGAGGGAGGTCCTGGCTAAGTGGTTCGGCGACTTTAGACACGACGGCTACAACGGGGAGGACTACGCCGTGATTGTCACAAAGAGCGGCTTCGTCCCGGTTTACAACAAGATCTGGAGGTGCCGGGGCGGCGTATACGTGGACGACGTGGATGTCCCACAGGACTGCAAGCCGCTGGACGTGCTGGAGTCTATTAGAAACATAGCGGTGGAGGTAGACACAGTCCTAATAGGCACGGACCCGGACTCCGAGGGCGAGAAAATAGCCTTCGACCTCTACATGGGCCTCCGGCCTTACGTCTCTGACATAAGGCGCGTGGAGTTTCACGAAGTCACTAGGAGGGCTATTCTCAACGCCCTAGCGAGCCCCCGGGGGGTGAGCTTCCCCCTGGTGAAGGGGCAGATTGTGAGGAGGGTGGAGGACCGCTGGATAGGCTTCGGCTTGAGCAAGGTGCTTCAGGAGAGGTTCGGCAACCCCAACCTCTCGGCCGGCAGAGTCCAGACGCCGGTGCTGGGCTGGGTGGTGAAGACCTACGAGGAGTCGCTGAGGAACCGCATGTATAACGTAGATCTCCAGCTAGACGACGTCGATCTCCGCCTGCAGATACCCAGAGACGTGCTGGATGTCCTGCGCAAGAAGAAGCGGCTGGCGGTTAAGCTTCTGGGGAGGGAGAGCCGCGTGGTCAACCCGCCGCCGCCCTACACCACAGACGAGTTGCTTAGAGACGCCGTGAACAAGCTGGGCCTCTCAGCCGACTACGCCATAAGGCTAGCCCAGGACCTCTTTGAAAGCGGCCTCATAACATACCACCGAACCGACAGCACAAGGGTGTCCACTGCGGGGATCGCCATAGCAAGGGAGTACATCGTCAAGAAATTCGGCGAAGAGGCGTTTAAGCCAAGGACGTGGGGCGAGGAGGGGGAGGGGGCGCACGAGGCCATTAGGCCCACGAGGCCGATAGACGTCGAGGAGCTCCGCGGCCTTGTAAACGCCGGCGTCATCCAGCTCGCCATCCAGCCAACCCGGAGCCACTACCAGCTCTACGACTTGGTCTTCCGGCGCTTCGTGGCGAGCCAGATGGAGCCGAGCGTGGCCCGCGTCGCCAAGTACGAGCTTGAGGTAGACGGCCACGTCTTGACCCTCGAGCGGGTAGTCGACATCGAGAGGCAGGGCTTCCAGGTGGTGTACCAGGTGACTCCAGTGGAGCCGGAGCTCCCCACGGGCACTATAGACGTCGTGGTCAAGCGGTACCGCGTCATCAGGAGGGTGCTGTCGCAAGCCGACGTGCTTGCGTTGATGAGGCAGAGGGGCATCGGGAGGCCCAGCACCTACGCCCGCATACTGCAGGTCCTGGCCAAGAGGTACTACGTCTACGTGACGGGCCGCAGTAAGATCATGGTGCCCACCAAACGCGGCATGGAGATATACCACTACCTTGAGAATACGTTTAGTAAACTTGTCGACGAGGAGCGTACAAGACTGATAGAACAGCTTATGGACGCAATCGAAGCCGGCAAGGCTGTATACGAAGAAGTGCTACAGGAGCTGTACAACGAATTTAAGATAAACGTACTGCCCAGCCTATCCAAGACGTAG